A window of Dehalogenimonas sp. WBC-2 genomic DNA:
TCTGCCGCCGGTCGGCGTCTTCGCTTCCCGCAGCCCCTATCGCCCGAACCCCATCGGCCGGGCCACGGTGCGCTTAGTAGCACGGCACGGCAATGTGTTGACCGTCAGAGGGCTGGACGCCATTGACGGCACGCCGGTGCTGGATATTAAACCCTTTATCCCCGGCTATGATTCCCCCGAAGAAGGAGTTTATACGCCTGAATGGGCAACGCATCACCAGCGCAAAAGTTAACAACGGTTTACCAGAGTCTTATGGAATGTTACGGCCACCAGTCCTGGTGGCCGGCGCAGACACCGTTTGAAATGATGGTGGGAGCGGTGTTAACTCAGTCCGCTGCCTGGAGTAATGTGGAGAAAGCCATTGCCAACCTTGAATCGGCAGCGGTCTTATCGCCTGCGGCGCTACGCTTGATTGACATCGGTAAACTGGCCCGACTGGTCTATCCTTCGGGCTATTACAATGCCAAAGCTGGGAAACTGAAGGCGCTGGCAGAGTGGCTGGGAAGTTACGGCGATGATCTGACGGCACTGAAAAGGCTGAACACCATTGAGCTTCGGCGGGCACTGCTGGGTGTTCACGGCATCGGTCTGGAAACGGCGGATTCAATACTGCTCTATGCGTTGGATCGGCCGGTCTTTGTCATTGACGCTTATACACGAAGACTGTTTGAACGGCTCGGTATTCGGCCGGAAAAAGATTCCTATGACGGCTGGCAGGCGTTGTTCATGGCTAATCTGCCAGTCGACCTTGATATGTTCAATGAATATCACGCCTTAATCGTCAGGCAGTGCAAAGAAAAGTGCCGTAAATTACCGCGGTGCGGGGATTGCTGCTTTGATGCAGATTGCCAGAAGCATGCGGTCAGCCAGTTGAGTTATGGGAAGGCGCAGGTGAAGGTTGTTTAATCTCTTCCACCATTTCTACCAACCCCAGATACTCCTTTGCGGCGTCACGGACGGCCAGGTAACGTATATGAAGTTTCCGTCCGTCGCTTTTATCAACAAAATACTCCTCAACATCCCGGGAACCTGATTTGAAGTCAGCCACCATCCGGTCAATAGCTGGCCAGCTTGATGACTGATGGCACTGGCGCACATCACTGCCGATGACCTCTGGCGGACGGTTGAAGATGCGGTAGCCGGAGAACCATTGGATACGGTTATCGGTATCCATGAAAGTCAGGTCGATGGGCAGAGTGTTCAAAAGGGCTGTTATGGTGCCAGACGGCAGATTTTCCAACATTGATCAGGCTCCTTTTTGGTTGGTTGTTGGATAAATATAACAAGTGAAGGGCAATCTAGTAAAGCAGGTGGTTTACAAAAGAACTCAGCCCAATACCGTACCGATGAAACTGCGCTGGCCGCGCAGAAACTCCGCCGCCGACACCGGGCGCTTACCCTCAAGTTGCAGTGCCAGGATGCCCAGCACACCGTCACCAGTTGCCACCCCGAAAGGTACGGCTGGTGTGGCCGGTATTTGGACGACAGTGCCGGATTGGGTCATGTGGTTGAACTTGAGTGGTTTGGTCTCAACCAACTTCAGAGATTTGCCTTCCCAGGTGGTGTAAGCGCCGGGCCAAGGGTAAAGGGCCCGTGTCTGGCGCCATATAACCGGGGCAGGCTGTTGCCAGTTGATACGCCCCGCTTCCTTGGAAAGCATAGGGGCATAACTAGCGCCTGCTCCCGGTTGAGGCGTGGCCGTGATAACTCTTCTCTCTATTTGTGGCAGGATATCAAGCAGAGTCATAGCCCCGATGGCCGCCAGGCGCTCAGACAAACTGGCGGTAGTGTCCCAGTCAAAGACCGGTGTCATTGACCTGGTATAAACTGCCCCGGTGTCGATACCGGCATCCATCTGCATGATGCTAACCCCGGTGAAGCAGTCACCGTTGGCTATGGCAGCAGAGATTGGGGCGGCGCCGCGGTGCCGCGGCAGCAAGGAAGCGTGGACGTTCAGACAACCAAGGACGGGAATATCGAGTACCAC
This region includes:
- a CDS encoding methionyl-tRNA formyltransferase, coding for MKIVFMGTPEFAVPVLRCLIQEGYEIAAVYTRPDAPSGRGRLVAASPVKQLAQQHALNVIQPKSLRKVEVQQEIRQLAPEAIIVAAYGLILPQVVLDIPVLGCLNVHASLLPRHRGAAPISAAIANGDCFTGVSIMQMDAGIDTGAVYTRSMTPVFDWDTTASLSERLAAIGAMTLLDILPQIERRVITATPQPGAGASYAPMLSKEAGRINWQQPAPVIWRQTRALYPWPGAYTTWEGKSLKLVETKPLKFNHMTQSGTVVQIPATPAVPFGVATGDGVLGILALQLEGKRPVSAAEFLRGQRSFIGTVLG
- a CDS encoding endonuclease III, whose translation is MGNASPAQKLTTVYQSLMECYGHQSWWPAQTPFEMMVGAVLTQSAAWSNVEKAIANLESAAVLSPAALRLIDIGKLARLVYPSGYYNAKAGKLKALAEWLGSYGDDLTALKRLNTIELRRALLGVHGIGLETADSILLYALDRPVFVIDAYTRRLFERLGIRPEKDSYDGWQALFMANLPVDLDMFNEYHALIVRQCKEKCRKLPRCGDCCFDADCQKHAVSQLSYGKAQVKVV